A window of the Euzebya pacifica genome harbors these coding sequences:
- a CDS encoding CoA transferase — protein MQPMRPSNTAADEPITAGPHAEPPLTGLRVVDLSQVLAGPYSAWALAQLGAEVTKVEPPGGDASMHVGPFHDGTSLYHRAVNTGKKVVNLDLTSVGDRERLHDMLGVADILIQNMRAASALKLSVSPPQLLERHPELVIVTISGFAAGSSEAGRAAYDLVIQALSGVMSLTGTPDRPAVRAGVPVSDLSAGLWAAIAGLAGLRYRDAHGRGGLLQVPMLDASLSLLTYMGADAATTGNSPGRIGNEHPSVVPYGSFEAKDGHVVVAVYSDKHWLPLCRALGLGGLGADPELAMMSGRVARRVEVNLAVQAAISHHSRAELLDLLESHDIPCAPVLELSEALSTRYVKERRIISELDEDAAHYRTVSAPVKGIEHP, from the coding sequence ATGCAACCGATGAGGCCGAGCAATACAGCTGCCGATGAGCCCATCACGGCTGGCCCTCACGCTGAACCACCGCTGACCGGTTTGCGGGTCGTGGACCTGTCCCAAGTGCTCGCGGGCCCCTATTCCGCTTGGGCACTTGCCCAGCTCGGCGCGGAGGTCACCAAGGTCGAGCCTCCCGGTGGTGACGCTTCCATGCACGTGGGCCCGTTTCACGACGGCACTTCCCTCTACCACCGCGCCGTCAACACCGGCAAGAAGGTAGTCAATCTCGACCTGACGTCCGTCGGGGACCGCGAACGACTCCACGACATGCTAGGCGTCGCCGACATCCTGATCCAGAACATGCGGGCAGCAAGTGCATTGAAGCTGAGCGTCTCGCCACCACAACTGCTCGAGCGGCACCCAGAGCTGGTCATCGTGACGATAAGCGGGTTCGCAGCAGGGTCCTCGGAGGCGGGGAGGGCGGCCTATGACCTGGTCATCCAAGCCCTGTCAGGAGTCATGTCGCTCACCGGGACCCCTGATCGTCCAGCGGTCCGAGCGGGCGTCCCGGTCAGTGACCTGTCCGCGGGGCTGTGGGCGGCGATTGCCGGACTCGCGGGCCTCAGGTATCGCGACGCACATGGACGCGGAGGGCTGCTCCAGGTCCCAATGCTGGACGCCAGCCTGTCGCTCCTCACCTATATGGGAGCCGACGCCGCTACCACCGGGAATTCGCCTGGTCGAATCGGCAACGAGCACCCCAGCGTCGTGCCCTACGGGTCGTTCGAGGCCAAGGATGGGCACGTGGTCGTGGCGGTGTACAGCGACAAGCATTGGCTGCCGCTTTGCAGGGCACTTGGTCTCGGGGGGTTGGGCGCGGACCCCGAACTCGCCATGATGTCTGGGCGGGTCGCCCGGCGGGTGGAGGTGAACCTCGCAGTGCAAGCCGCGATCAGCCACCATTCACGAGCCGAATTGCTGGACCTGCTGGAGTCCCATGACATCCCCTGCGCCCCGGTGCTGGAGCTCTCCGAAGCCCTCTCGACCCGGTATGTGAAGGAGCGGCGCATCATATCGGAGCTCGACGAAGACGCGGCTCATTACCGGACGGTATCCGCGCCAGTGAAAGGGATCGAGCATCCCTGA